One Deltaproteobacteria bacterium genomic window carries:
- a CDS encoding DUF4143 domain-containing protein, translating into MSRKATTKSKFYFFDCGVSNYFSRRLPMPLNSSDLGVNFEQFMIQEIRANLSYSKIRKNIYFWRSKENEVDLIIENELALEFKLSTTFKPEHAKGLLGLKEEGFIKITISKFLL; encoded by the coding sequence CAAAATTTTATTTTTTCGATTGTGGAGTCTCAAACTATTTTTCAAGACGATTGCCAATGCCTTTAAATAGTTCGGATTTGGGAGTTAACTTTGAACAATTTATGATCCAAGAAATTCGAGCCAATCTGTCCTATTCAAAAATTCGCAAAAATATCTATTTTTGGAGATCTAAAGAAAATGAAGTCGATCTGATCATAGAAAATGAATTAGCTCTTGAGTTTAAATTAAGTACAACTTTCAAGCCTGAACACGCAAAGGGTCTTTTAGGTTTGAAAGAAGAGGGGTTTATTAAAATTACAATTTCAAAATTTCTTTTATAA
- a CDS encoding ATP-binding protein has product MNYSRYLRQFIESDLKSKMVFIGGPRQIGKTTLALSFLQPKNKNSSAYLNWDIIKHQKSIRTLEIPSDHPLIVFDEIHKFSKWKTLLKGFYDAYVPEINCIVTGSARLNVFKKGGDSLLGRYHYFRMHPLSPFEINKNFQMSDLQGLLKFGGFPDPFSRAEERFLRRWQKDRSERLVQEDLRDLGRVKDLTLIEMLMEALPSRVGSPLSIQSLREDLQVAHESVQRWIEILEYLYLVYRIPPFGSPKIRAVKKEQKLYFWDWTSVENSGPRFENFVANQLLRYCHYQEDVEGYKMELRFIRDIDGREIDFVILQDKKPLFAVECKTGENQLSSHISYFKNRTNIPRFYQVHLGKKHFGHPEKEGQMIPIDLFIKEILKL; this is encoded by the coding sequence ATGAACTACTCTAGGTATCTTAGACAATTTATAGAATCGGACCTGAAATCAAAAATGGTTTTTATTGGCGGCCCAAGACAAATTGGCAAAACCACTTTGGCACTAAGCTTTCTTCAACCCAAAAATAAAAATTCATCAGCCTATCTAAATTGGGACATCATAAAACATCAAAAATCGATTAGAACTCTAGAGATTCCATCAGATCACCCTTTGATTGTTTTTGACGAAATCCATAAGTTTTCGAAATGGAAAACTTTACTAAAAGGGTTTTACGATGCCTATGTCCCAGAAATAAATTGTATTGTTACTGGATCTGCCAGATTGAATGTCTTTAAAAAAGGTGGCGATTCTCTTCTAGGTCGTTATCATTACTTTCGAATGCATCCACTTTCCCCTTTTGAAATCAACAAGAACTTTCAAATGAGTGATCTCCAAGGGCTACTGAAATTTGGTGGTTTCCCTGATCCTTTCTCAAGAGCCGAGGAGAGATTTTTAAGACGCTGGCAAAAAGATCGCTCCGAAAGGCTCGTTCAAGAAGACCTTCGGGATTTGGGAAGAGTCAAAGATTTAACTTTGATTGAAATGCTTATGGAAGCTTTACCTAGCCGAGTTGGCAGCCCTCTTTCTATTCAAAGCCTTCGAGAAGATCTTCAAGTAGCTCATGAATCGGTTCAGCGATGGATTGAAATATTGGAATATCTCTACCTTGTTTATAGAATTCCCCCCTTTGGATCGCCAAAAATCAGAGCCGTAAAAAAAGAACAGAAATTATATTTCTGGGATTGGACTTCGGTTGAAAATAGTGGTCCTCGTTTTGAAAACTTTGTAGCAAATCAACTTTTGAGGTATTGTCATTATCAAGAAGATGTTGAAGGTTACAAAATGGAACTCCGATTTATTCGAGATATCGATGGCAGAGAAATTGATTTCGTCATTCTTCAAGATAAAAAACCTCTCTTTGCTGTGGAATGCAAAACTGGAGAAAATCAACTTTCATCTCATATTTCTTATTTTAAAAATCGAACAAATATTCCTCGATTCTACCAAGTACATCTAGGAAAAAAACATTTCGGACATCCAGAAAAGGAAGGCCAAATGATACCCATCGATCTCTTTATAAAAGAAATTTTGAAATTGTAA